A genomic window from Luteolibacter sp. LG18 includes:
- a CDS encoding PEP-CTERM sorting domain-containing protein, translated as MKLNILPNAVSLLGMLCLAGAANGALVSYTQGDLLVGFRATSGVGANTNYVVNLGSAADVRDGTLSGTISLGDLNTDLTAIYGADWATRDDLYWGIAGSPSNVVTVNGDASKTVYVSVANGGPADGPLIGNSLRTTVSTKMTGMEQGTVGFSSYQASANNSRAAIQSASDASSWSSYMNGGSNGGAIDFGAFSEIEGHVYDSLSVYRLTSPTSSTLEGTFTLSSGGAISAVPEPTSALLAGLGVAVAGFRRRRSA; from the coding sequence ATGAAGCTCAATATCCTCCCAAATGCGGTGTCCCTCCTCGGGATGCTGTGCTTGGCCGGCGCCGCCAATGGCGCGCTGGTCAGCTACACCCAGGGCGACCTGCTGGTCGGTTTCCGCGCCACCAGTGGTGTGGGTGCCAACACGAACTACGTCGTGAACCTCGGTTCCGCGGCCGATGTGCGTGACGGCACTCTCTCCGGCACGATCAGCCTCGGCGACCTCAACACCGACCTCACGGCGATCTACGGTGCCGACTGGGCCACTCGTGACGACCTCTACTGGGGGATCGCTGGCAGCCCGTCGAACGTGGTGACGGTCAACGGCGACGCTTCCAAGACCGTTTACGTTTCCGTAGCCAACGGCGGACCGGCCGATGGTCCGCTGATCGGTAACTCGCTCCGCACCACGGTCTCCACCAAGATGACAGGCATGGAACAGGGCACGGTTGGTTTCAGTTCCTACCAGGCTTCCGCCAACAACTCGCGCGCCGCGATCCAGTCGGCCTCCGACGCGAGCAGCTGGTCCAGCTACATGAACGGTGGCTCGAACGGCGGTGCGATCGACTTCGGTGCTTTCTCCGAAATCGAAGGCCACGTGTATGACTCGCTGAGTGTCTACCGACTCACCTCTCCGACCTCGAGCACGCTCGAGGGCACCTTCACCCTTAGCTCCGGTGGCGCGATTTCCGCCGTGCCTGAGCCGACGTCCGCCCTGCTGGCTGGTCTTGGTGTCGCCGTCGCCGGCTTCCGTCGCCGCCGCAGCGCCTGA
- a CDS encoding MFS transporter, which produces MSAITIGSPTRQAWITVLLLWPVALLNYLDRQIFATMKLSIMSGVPDIVTDQHFGDLMAVFLFVYGLFSPVGGYVADRFNRRWVIIVSLGVWSTITWLTGHATTYQQMWWARAIMGISEACYIPAALALIADFHHGGTRSRAVGIHQSGIYLGIIAGGLGGYIADSSYGWRAAFHWFGLAGVLYAAVLLLFLKNAPKNEREDDTSFRPGIVTSLRGLFGAWAFILLIFYFTLPAMPGWVVKSWMPDLLRETFNLGQGKAGVSATLWITLASLAGVLVGGTLADRWMKTNVRGHILVSAIGMAVCIPALFGIGYAPSLGVAVAFLILFGLGWGFFDANNMPILCQIVRPELRATGYGLMNMVSITVGGLAVKQVGAMRDAGSSQSLIFTVCGIAAAIAVVLVLLIRPRPATPAAE; this is translated from the coding sequence ATGTCCGCCATCACCATCGGAAGCCCCACCCGCCAGGCATGGATCACCGTGCTCCTGCTGTGGCCGGTCGCCCTGCTGAACTACCTGGACCGGCAGATCTTCGCGACGATGAAGCTGTCGATCATGTCCGGAGTGCCGGACATCGTGACTGACCAGCACTTCGGCGATCTGATGGCGGTGTTCCTTTTCGTTTACGGTCTCTTCAGCCCAGTGGGAGGCTATGTGGCAGACCGCTTCAACCGCCGGTGGGTGATCATTGTCAGCCTCGGGGTCTGGTCCACGATCACCTGGCTCACGGGCCATGCGACGACCTACCAGCAGATGTGGTGGGCACGGGCCATCATGGGCATCAGCGAAGCCTGCTACATCCCTGCCGCGCTCGCCCTGATCGCGGACTTCCACCATGGTGGCACCCGCTCCCGTGCGGTGGGCATCCATCAGTCCGGCATCTACCTCGGCATCATCGCCGGGGGACTGGGTGGTTACATCGCGGACTCCAGCTATGGATGGCGGGCCGCCTTCCATTGGTTCGGCCTGGCGGGGGTGCTCTATGCCGCCGTGCTCCTGCTCTTCCTGAAAAACGCACCGAAGAACGAGCGCGAGGATGACACCTCATTCCGCCCCGGTATTGTGACTTCGCTGCGCGGCCTCTTTGGAGCCTGGGCCTTCATCCTGCTGATCTTCTACTTCACCCTCCCTGCCATGCCCGGTTGGGTCGTGAAGAGCTGGATGCCCGACTTGCTGAGGGAAACCTTCAATCTTGGCCAAGGCAAGGCAGGCGTCTCCGCCACGCTCTGGATCACCCTCGCCTCGCTCGCCGGCGTGCTGGTCGGCGGCACCCTGGCCGATCGCTGGATGAAGACCAACGTCCGCGGCCACATCCTCGTCAGCGCCATCGGCATGGCGGTGTGCATCCCCGCGCTGTTCGGCATCGGCTATGCGCCCTCGCTCGGCGTCGCCGTCGCTTTCCTCATCCTGTTCGGGCTCGGCTGGGGCTTCTTCGACGCGAACAACATGCCGATCCTCTGCCAGATCGTGCGCCCCGAACTACGAGCCACCGGCTATGGCCTGATGAACATGGTGAGCATCACCGTGGGCGGCCTGGCGGTGAAACAGGTGGGAGCGATGAGGGACGCCGGCTCCTCCCAATCCCTGATCTTCACCGTCTGCGGCATCGCCGCCGCGATCGCCGTGGTGCTCGTGTTGCTGATCCGCCCGCGCCCGGCCACCCCGGCCGCCGAATGA
- a CDS encoding AGE family epimerase/isomerase: MNLAEFYRDQLFSDCLPFWFPRAIDTEHGGFLHCFDGDGTLVDSDKGVWIQGRMSWMLLTLYLEQERRPEWLEWAESGLRFLEEKCIDPTDGRMYFHVMRDGTPVRKRRYAYSESFAAIAYAAHAAATGSVESARKARHWFDHFVDWNFTPGRIPPKFTGHRPLEAIGPRMIGLVTAQELVKHLGEDETLRGWIDRFLADIERLFVKPELKVVMELVTPEGEISDHFDGRTLNPGHSIEAAWFILEEARRRGNDPHLVQLACNMIDWMWERGWDTEHGGLFYFRDVHGKPVQEYWHDMKFWWPHDETLIATLMAHKMTREPRYLAMHEQCREWSFKHFGDPEHGEWYGYLRRDGVPTSTLKGSLWKSFFHHPRALWLCHRLAADQ; encoded by the coding sequence GTGAATCTCGCCGAGTTTTATCGCGACCAGTTGTTCAGCGACTGCCTGCCGTTCTGGTTCCCGCGCGCGATCGATACCGAGCACGGCGGCTTCCTCCATTGCTTCGATGGAGATGGAACGCTGGTCGACAGTGACAAGGGCGTGTGGATCCAGGGCCGCATGAGCTGGATGCTGCTCACCCTCTACCTCGAGCAGGAGAGGCGGCCGGAATGGCTGGAGTGGGCCGAAAGCGGTCTCCGTTTCCTGGAGGAAAAGTGCATCGATCCCACCGACGGCCGCATGTATTTCCACGTGATGCGGGATGGCACGCCGGTGCGGAAGCGCCGCTATGCCTACAGCGAGAGCTTCGCCGCGATCGCCTACGCCGCCCACGCCGCCGCCACGGGATCGGTGGAATCCGCCCGCAAGGCGCGCCATTGGTTCGACCACTTCGTGGACTGGAACTTCACGCCCGGCCGCATTCCGCCGAAGTTCACCGGCCACCGCCCGCTGGAGGCCATCGGACCGCGCATGATCGGACTCGTCACCGCGCAAGAGCTCGTGAAGCACCTCGGCGAGGATGAAACCCTTCGCGGCTGGATCGACCGCTTCCTGGCCGACATCGAGCGCCTGTTCGTGAAACCGGAGCTCAAGGTGGTCATGGAACTGGTGACTCCGGAGGGAGAAATCTCGGACCATTTCGACGGGCGCACGCTCAATCCCGGCCACTCCATCGAGGCCGCGTGGTTCATCCTCGAAGAAGCCCGCCGCCGCGGCAACGATCCGCACTTGGTCCAGCTCGCCTGCAACATGATCGACTGGATGTGGGAGCGCGGATGGGACACCGAGCACGGCGGCCTGTTCTACTTCCGCGACGTCCACGGCAAGCCCGTGCAGGAATATTGGCACGACATGAAATTCTGGTGGCCACACGATGAAACGCTCATCGCCACGCTGATGGCCCACAAGATGACCAGGGAGCCACGCTACCTCGCCATGCACGAGCAATGCCGCGAGTGGTCCTTCAAGCATTTCGGCGATCCGGAACACGGCGAGTGGTATGGCTACCTGCGCCGCGACGGTGTCCCGACCAGCACGCTCAAGGGGTCCCTGTGGAAGTCCTTCTTCCACCACCCGCGCGCGCTGTGGCTGTGCCATCGACTGGCGGCGGACCAATAG
- a CDS encoding dihydrodipicolinate synthase family protein, translated as MFLHELVAATHSPFHADGSLAPEVVPLQAAFLAAQGIRTVFITGSTGESHSVSCAEKLRLFDAWAEAGPANGIAVIAHVGGNCIEDCKLLARRAAELGFPAISALAPSYYKPGNLSALIDWCAAIASQAPQTPFYYYDIPVLTGVTLPMEKFLVEAPARIPTLAGIKFTNPDLVSYRKSLDVAGDRFDLPFGIDEAMLGGLATGARGAVGSTFNWAPALYLDLIAAFQRGDLDEAQRLQSLSIAMIDAIAATGFLGTAKALMGRLGVPVGPARLPLGNPSTAQVDALMIRLEELGFSQWGAKPLASAHPALVNA; from the coding sequence ATGTTCCTCCACGAACTCGTCGCCGCCACCCATTCGCCCTTCCACGCGGATGGCTCCCTCGCCCCTGAAGTGGTCCCGCTCCAGGCGGCCTTCCTTGCCGCGCAAGGCATCCGCACCGTCTTCATCACCGGCTCGACCGGCGAGTCCCACTCGGTGAGCTGCGCCGAAAAGCTCCGCCTGTTCGACGCGTGGGCCGAGGCCGGCCCCGCCAACGGCATCGCGGTCATCGCCCACGTCGGAGGAAACTGCATCGAGGACTGCAAGCTCCTCGCCCGCCGCGCCGCGGAACTCGGATTCCCCGCCATCAGCGCGCTGGCCCCTTCCTACTATAAACCCGGTAATCTCTCCGCCCTGATCGACTGGTGCGCCGCGATCGCGAGCCAGGCGCCACAGACCCCCTTCTACTACTACGACATCCCGGTGCTTACCGGGGTGACGCTGCCGATGGAGAAGTTCCTGGTCGAAGCGCCCGCGCGCATCCCCACGCTGGCCGGCATCAAATTCACGAACCCGGACCTCGTCTCCTACCGCAAGAGCCTGGACGTCGCGGGTGACCGCTTCGACCTGCCCTTCGGCATCGATGAGGCCATGCTCGGCGGACTCGCCACCGGGGCCCGCGGCGCGGTCGGATCCACCTTCAACTGGGCACCCGCCCTCTACCTCGATCTCATCGCGGCTTTCCAGCGCGGCGACCTCGACGAAGCCCAGCGCCTGCAATCCCTCTCCATCGCCATGATCGACGCCATCGCCGCCACCGGTTTCCTCGGCACGGCCAAGGCTCTGATGGGCCGTCTGGGAGTACCGGTCGGCCCCGCCCGTCTGCCGCTCGGCAATCCGTCCACGGCCCAGGTCGACGCCTTGATGATCCGACTGGAGGAACTCGGCTTCTCCCAATGGGGTGCCAAGCCACTTGCCAGCGCCCACCCGGCCCTCGTGAACGCCTGA